In Setaria viridis chromosome 5, Setaria_viridis_v4.0, whole genome shotgun sequence, the genomic stretch CTGCTTCTCGCCCAGAGAATTGACTGGTTTTTCGCTTTGCAGCTTTCTCCTccgcgccccctcctccgccgcctcttcGCTGGTGCGCTCTCCCCTCACGTCGTAGCTAATCTGCTACTCTCCTGTGACTATGATAATTTATTTTGTCCTTCCTTTGCAGCTACGCCTCGTGTGACGCCTCCGCTTCGCCCCTGCAAGATACAGGTACGCTtggttttttttgggggggtaGAGAATAAGAGGAAGAGAGATATTTCGGGCACGTTTACTATTTTTTTAGTTCACTTTTTTTTAACATGGTATTATCTGTGACAGAATCGGGATTGCTGGCCCATCTGCAGCGAAACTTTGGCAAAATGGATCACTCATGCCTTGGGCTTGGAGCGCCAGTTTTAGTATTCCGTATAAAATTTACAAGATTTAGGATGTTGTAACATGTGTACTGGAATTTAATTTAACATTTTAtcctggaaaaaaaagaaaataatcatGTGTTCCAAAGTGCAGTTATGGTGCTCCTTATTGGTAAGAAAAATAGTATTAGGGCATGCAATTTTAAGCTGTGTTACTATGTCTGCAACTGAGAAGTATGCTTTGCCAGCAGCTACATGAGCGGAATATTATGAATATTACACAGCTAAGTCTACATTGAACACCGACCGTAAGCCCACAAACTTATAGGTGCCTTTGATTGGACATACATCTGGAATGTGTGAGCCTTAGTTATAAGAACCAGAAATTGGACCTGCCAAGCCCTTGGTTTCCGGTTTGATTGATCTAACTTGCTGTGGGTTGCtcgttcagacttcagagtgtgTGCATAGTACTAAGGTTTCAAACCAACCACAAGACAAGCATGGTGCATTGTTATGGGATCAATGTTTTAACCTTCTACATGGAATCTTTTAGAAAATTCTCAAATTATAGCTGTGCTGGTATTGGAATTTTCAAATTTCTGGGAAACCCTAGGTACTAGCTAGTCTTTAGAAGATTTTACCATTTTTTACCTACAGCTAAAATTTTGCTGCACATACATGCAAACTTTCAATTGCCACCTCAGTTTTGTTTGTGATATAAAAGATGCCATACATGTAACCTATTGGAGTTGAATTTACCAACTTTGTATTCTGCAAATGGGTCCAATTTAGGgtccgtttggtagagctccatctgattctaattctctatgggagctgattctctgagagaagtgattcagtggctgaaagtgattctctttgattctctagcataaactcttaaaatcaggatggagaatcacttcacagaatcaggagaagctacttttttcagctcccagcctcttagttcatcttagagaatcacttcaccgAATCAGttctgggagctctgccaaacgcacccttaccTTGAAGTTTTGTATGCATGTAGATCCTAACCTTGATTTATTTATGAAAAATATTTCCAAAAACTTTATGCAGGTCTTTGTGGAATATGCAATATTTCTAAGTCTAGAGCTGTTTTCACATGAGTTGCACCTTCGTCACACATCACACAATATAAGTCCAAGAAAATATGGTATCTAATAAATAGTCATTGTAGAGGCTCCCTTGCGCATTTGCAGCAGTAAAGTAGAGGGGTGGAGTGCACGTACTACAACAATTGGCTTTTTGGTTCTCTAATGAAACCAAAGCATCGATGATAATGGACCTATATTGAAGTAAAGAGGGAGTAGTTTTTATGTTTTGCTCATAACTGGTGTGCATTTGGATAATTGGTCAAGCTGAACAATATTTATTGAGAACAAGAATATGCTAGTACAATGAACTCATAATGCATTGTATGTGATAGTTTACTTTAGTTGTCTGTCAATACTTGATATGTCATACTGTCATGTGCAACTTTGAACGGTATGTAAAATCCCTGAATTTTTAATAGCACCTCCTCATATCCATGTTATAGATTTAACTGTATCCTGTCTTTTTAATCACCTTTCAGTAACACATGGATCTTTGGAGGGTTATGTTCTTGTTGGTTGTTCTACTAGCTGTCAAGGTGCGGTGTGTTAGTTGCCCTGGTGACATGTGGCTTGAGACGGCTACCCCAGCTCCCCACTTGAACAGGAGTGCTCCCCTGCCAGAGCCCCACAGGAATGACAGCTGGTAGGTCCCTAAAACTTTGACAAGTTCAAACATGACAACTTGGTTCAAATATGATGTGTTTTAGGCTGATGTATTAACTGGTCACAAAGGATAAGAATACTACAATATGAACTCCACCTCTAGAAAGACTAGCAATTTTAATGATCCACAAAAGAATATGAGTATATGACAATGTGTTTGCTGCCCTCCTGAGGGTAGCATAGCCACTATGAATCCCTGTTCTATCTAGTTCCTCACTTGTCATTTTCATATACAAGTAATTACTCCTCGATTCATTCTTCACTTgatataatttttaatttgTTGCAGTGACAGCCACACTGTTTCCTGTGAACCTGCTGAATCTAATGGTGCTAAGGCTGTTGTTGGTTGTTGGTTTCAACTCAGCCGtaactttcttcttcttcgttgtGCCTATGTAAGTTGATTCCAGTACTCAATCCATTATCATATATAACAATGAACACTAGCCTCTTCTAAATGTATCAAAATGTGTTTTCAGGATACGAGTATTGAGGTTAGAGCGTAACAGCCGTACTAAGTCGGATACACAATTTTGGTGGTATCTTTGCTGTGGCTTTAGTGGCTACATCGTATGGGTATATTACTTCAGTGATTGCTCTTCATTACATCAAGCAGCGGTGTTTCCAATATATATGGTGTCAATATTGGGGGCAATTGTCCATTTCATCCTTTTATGTATTGCTACATATCTGACTTTGGGTGTGCGGGTAATAGCTCTGCTACTTGGTATCTAAACAATAATTTTTATCTTCATGTGTTCTTTATTTTTGACTAATGTATTTCTTTCACATATGAATTTCTTGTTTAGGATAAGAGGCCATATGCACTGATTTTTGTACTAGGATCATCCTTAATCGGTGCTACTCTTCTGTGGGTGTTTAAAGTGAAATGGATTGGATGGTTGGGCTTCTCATTGACAGCCCTTTCGCATTGCTTCCGGTTCGGAGCTACTGTACGTATTAACCTTGTTTAGTTTTATCTTCAGATTATTAATTTATAATATAAGCTATTTTTAGTAAATAGTCCTCATACTATGATCTCCCTTTGTAATTTAGTTTTCTAGAAATATGAAATGAAACATCATTATCAGGGCCTAGGTCAGTTGGTCAATGTTCTGGTGGTGGATCTCTTCCCACAGTATGCACATGTAGGCTTAGGAATCCAATATATGCGGGGATGTACCCAGTATGGACATGTCCGAGGTGTGTGTGTGAAAGTCCATTTATGTGTCTGGTCTGTAGTTGTAGAAAGAACATTATAATTAAGTTTTATCATCAGTGTGTAGAATGTTACCAAGATTGGTCAAACGAATTATGTATACTAGATTGAGGTGTATTCATCAACTGGTGTAATCTATATCTTTTGTGATAACTTTCAGAGGTGGCTATGCCACCACCATCCCGTTTATACGATTTTTGAGATGGCCTTTTCTATTGTTGCATATGGATTTTGAATTCAATGCCTTAAAGATACTCAAAAGAATGACATGATTTAAGTTTTCATTAGTATGTTATTTTCACTATGCTATCagtattttatttcttcatgCCATCCATATAGTGTTGAACAAATTCTCTAAACAAGCATGTTTTTTCTAAATGCAGAACTATCGGGACAAGTTCACCTTCTGGCTTTTTGATGTATCCATACCAATCTGGGTGGTTAATGCATTCATATCTGTGGTGGGATCCATAACTGGATTTTTGTGGCTTAGGCACCCTCAGTTGTGCATCTCGATGGAATACAAGGTAAGAATGGTAAAGTTTACGAGGCACATAATCTAAACTATTCAAATCAGGAAAGTTTATGAtttataaagaaaaagaaaaaaggtaaTTATGTACCATCCACACCATCATTACCGATGTAACATTTTGCCCCATTAATATTAACTGCAGGTAACTTCTTACGTGATTGGAGTTGTGCGTGCCATTGAGGTCTATCTATGGTGTTCCCGTGGCATGGCAAGGGTATTGTCAAAGATAGAAGGGGAGATCAATCATGTTTAGCATCATATTCATGGTACAGTCATTCATTTTTCTCAATATTAGGATAATTGCACAAATATTTACATTAGATTTTTTATGGTTTTATATTCTATTTGATAATTTAATCATGCATAGTAATGGATATTTAACCAAGCATgttatttcattttattttgttaaCAGGTAAAAATCTCATGCCCAATGAGGGAGAAATGGCAAGTTATTTACAATTACCAATGTCAAGTACTCTCTGTATTCATTAATCATTGTGGCGTGCCTTACATCTGTATGAACTTTGCTCTCGAAGTTCAGGAAGACCCCCACCCCCTGGCTTTACTTTGGACCAGCAGAAAAGGGCAATGTCTGTTCAGAATACCCGTGAACTTTCTGCAAATCAAGTAGCAAGAATTATACACACAGCTGGATAGCAACTTTTGCACATCACGGCATGAATCATGCACACAAAGCCAAAAAATTATAGTAGTCTGCTTTATCGATACAAAAACGAGCACGACGTCTTAACATGGCATATAGAAGTTGACATCTGAAATCCATCCTACACACGATGCAATTCGACGACGACTAAGGCCCTGATGCAATTCGACGACGACTAAGGTCCTGTTTCTCAGATAAGCTGTATAAATATTGAAATAGCGCTTATTTAAAAAGCGGGTTTGAATCAGATTCTACGTTTTAGTACAAATGTAGGTGGTGGGGAGAAGCGTGGCAAAAAAAAGCTGCAAAAAATTACTCCGTTTGACTTCAGTTTCAGCTTATTTTGGTTATAAAGCATGACAAAAAAGCGGCGTGGTGGAAGTTGGTGTTGGCCTTGGTGGCCATGCCAGCCCTGACGATGAATGTGGCGACGATGCCGCTGCAGCGGAGCTCCCGCTTGAGGTCGCGGACGATGATCGTGTCACTTTTTGACGTAGCTGTTGACTGCGCTGAGCCTCTGCAGTCAGTCTTCGGTATCCTTGCCAgaactttttctttctttttttaagtaTGTATAAAATCCACTGCGGGCTCTTAAATTGTATCGTCCCTGTTCCCAAAATCACAAAACACGCAAACGTAATCCCAAACTCGCAAATTATACTATATGTCCTAAATCTTCGTAACTTGAATTAAATTGTTTGCGTGGCTTATACTATAGCACCGACCCGACATGTGAGACTCATGTGTGGCTCCACTTTCCTTTCCTCTATCTTTTTCTCACCGAACAAGCAACAACACCtttgttattttcttcttcctcgagcaGCTCAGCCAGCCATGGATCTCCAGCACGCCATCTCCTCTCTATGTTCCTTCTCTACCAAAGGAAACACCACcagctctcctctctctcttcgtTCTTCTCCGTGAAACCAAGAAGCAAGCCATCAGTTCCTATCCTCTAGGCTCGAGTAGGAAGGATAGGCTCAAGTAGGAAGGGCGGGTCGATGGAGTGGTAGTGGATGGTGAGCGGCAGAGTGCAATGAGAGGTAGGAATCCTATATGGCTTTTTAAAACCTGGAAGCTACCTGACTTCCGATGTTGGAGATTTGTGTAGGCATTGTCAGCCACACGATCTCTGGCTGGGGGTAGGGAGCTCAGCGGAGGGGTAGGAACTGGGCAGGGAGCAGACTGGCAGTACGTGGtcgagggtggtggtggtggcgccacCAAAGGTTAGGTTAGAGTTTTGGATTTTGGGGATTCTAATGGCCACCGCCTAAGAGGAGATGGTCCGGTTCAGCAGTGGCGATGGTTCTGCCAACGGCGGAGGCGAGGTGACGTGGGAGCGCTGTACAACAGGCGTTGTATAACAGGTGTGCGATGATCGATGGTAAGGGCAAGGAGAAGTGCTCGAGTAGGAAGAGTGGGTCGATGGAGTGGTAGTGGATGGTGATCGGA encodes the following:
- the LOC117857799 gene encoding uncharacterized protein: MTAVTATLFPVNLLNLMVLRLLLVVGFNSAVTFFFFVVPMIRVLRLERNSRTKSDTQFWWYLCCGFSGYIVWVYYFSDCSSLHQAAVFPIYMVSILGAIVHFILLCIATYLTLGVRDKRPYALIFVLGSSLIGATLLWVFKVKWIGWLGFSLTALSHCFRFGATNYRDKFTFWLFDVSIPIWVVNAFISVVGSITGFLWLRHPQLCISMEYKVTSYVIGVVRAIEVYLWCSRGMARVLSKIEGEINHV